The Miscanthus floridulus cultivar M001 chromosome 7, ASM1932011v1, whole genome shotgun sequence genome includes a region encoding these proteins:
- the LOC136465230 gene encoding uncharacterized protein — MERPWLILRRVLDVVPPGLHADAEEQHAGVEEAEEHDVAAEDAAAQAQEEDAAIEAQIQLEESVVDVNTDEVASVLAHAAMDAFAPDFTITIARPPWVSSLFARLHSHPDPARPDMYPYIIATGRFCLLVHFAIAPSYGTNFDQEPDNSHLVVVRHFLRDDDGAEIDACAVHIPERPFDDFVNLPALSNIESVGLVCNQETGHFQIAELIVTTGAPQAVVVLYTTGVWYGNMYVNPLLARDRHRNWVPHGTVTINSTVFWFDLSWGIISCDLAQPDLLQVLNFHRLPPGRVLRAGAGALPDLHCRRCIAVSENLVRYVEIILSPHGHGAATVNMWYRDMEDNPWQWVMNYTESFEDIWDHESYDLTGLPPNPPVLVGVSPVNSNVVYFSLNQRLFGVNVPEHTVVDCEQYDPLNRPGPDDEPVTSRYLITWNLDADGVIPAAGLDVYLLLACVLQLHAPNVNEVGQEKYRSHVIVFHGDMAMDLFAKKKNDANTNIKGIFLSTSLLSKRLHKTACCCSSENAVS; from the exons ATGGAGAGGCCTTGGCTGATCCTACGCCGCGTACTCGACGTCGTCCCGCCCGGCTTGCACGCGGACGCGGAGGAGCAGCACGCGggggtcgaggaagccgaggAGCACGACGTCGCAGCCGAGGACGCGGCGGCGCAGGCGCAGGAGGAGGACGCGGCGATAGAGGCGCAGATACAGCTGGAGGAGAGCGTCGTGGACGTGAACACGGACGAAGTGGCGTCGGTGTTGGCGCACGCGGCGATGGACGCGTTCGCCCCCGACTTCACCATCACGATCGCGCGGCCGCCGTGGGTCTCCTCCCTCTTCGCGCGCCTCCATTCCCACCCCGACCCGGCGAGACCCGACATGTACCCCTACATCATTGCCACCGGGCGCTTCTGCCTCCTCGTCCACTTCGCCATCGCGCCCTCCTACGGCACCAACTTCGACCAGGAACCCGACAACAGCCACCTCGTCGTGGTGCGCCACTTCCTCAGGGACGACGACGGTGCCGAGATCGATGCGTGCGCCGTGCACATACCCGAGCGCCCCTTCGACGACTTCGTCAACCTGCCCGCCCTAAGCAACATCGAGAGCGTCGGCCTCGTCTGCAACCAAGAAACAGGTCACTTCCAGATTGCCGAGCTCATTGTTACCACGGGTGCTCCACAAGCCGTCGTCGTCCTCTACACCACCGGCGTCTGGTATGGGAACATGTATGTTAACCCCTTATTAGCGAGGGACCGCCACAGGAATTGGGTACCCCACGGCACAGTCACCATCAACAGCACGGTCTTCTGGTTCGACCTCTCGTGGGGGATCATCAGCTGCGACCTCGCCCAACCGGACCTGCTGCAGGTGCTGAACTTCCACCGCCTCCCGCCTGGTCGTGTCCtccgagccggagccggagccctgCCGGACCTCCACTGCAGGCGCTGCATCGCTGTAAGCGAGAACTTGGTGCGGTACGTGGAGATCATCCTCAGCCCCCACGGCCACGGAGCGGCGACGGTGAACATGTGGTATCGAGACATGGAGGACAATCCATGGCAATGGGTAATGAACTATACGGAAAGCTTCGAGGACATCTGGGACCACGAAAGCTACGACCTGACCGGGCTGCCGCCGAACCCTCCCGTGCTCGTGGGCGTCTCCCCGGTGAACTCCAATGTGGTCTACTTCTCCCTGAACCAGCGATTGTTCGGCGTCAATGTGCCCGAGCACACGGTGGTGGACTGTGAGCAATATGATCCGCTGAACAGGCCAGGGCCGGACGACGAGCCGGTCACAAGTCGCTACCTCATCACTTGGAACCTGGATGCGGATGGAG TGATTCCTGCTGCTGGATTAGATGTTTATCTGCTGCTTGCTTGTGTTCTGCAGTTACATGCTCCAAATGTCAAT GAGGTTGGCCAAGAGAAGTACAGATCTCATGTAATTGTGTTTCATGGTGACATG GCAATGGacctttttgcaaaaaaaaaaaatgatgcTAATACTAACATCAAGGGAATATTTCTCAGTACAAGCTTGCTGTCCAAAAGGTTGCAT AAAACTGCATGCTGTTGCAGTTCTGAAAATGCTGTGAGCTGA